Proteins encoded together in one uncultured Desulfosarcina sp. window:
- a CDS encoding N-acetyltransferase, with protein sequence MKLSAYKKSDQSEIQQLFTKTFSDSEGRSEGALIGQLVLDLMNETEPYDIFGFVATENEKIIGSIFFTRLSFDAPVEAFLLSPVAVHTNHQGKGVGQRLIDFGIDRLKEEGVKLVFTYGDPNFYSKAGFGLISEDTAKAPFELTQPEGWLCQSLDGGEIGPLTGVPRCVKALNKPEYW encoded by the coding sequence ATGAAACTATCCGCATACAAAAAATCTGACCAATCGGAAATCCAGCAGCTATTTACGAAAACATTTTCCGATTCGGAGGGCCGGTCAGAAGGGGCGCTGATTGGGCAGTTGGTTCTCGATTTGATGAATGAAACCGAGCCTTACGATATTTTTGGGTTCGTTGCCACCGAGAATGAAAAAATAATCGGCAGCATTTTCTTCACCAGGTTATCGTTCGATGCGCCGGTTGAAGCGTTTCTTCTGTCGCCCGTGGCCGTTCACACAAACCACCAGGGGAAAGGCGTTGGTCAACGACTGATTGATTTTGGCATTGACCGGTTGAAGGAAGAAGGCGTGAAACTGGTATTTACCTATGGTGATCCGAATTTTTATTCAAAAGCAGGTTTCGGTCTCATTTCGGAAGATACGGCTAAAGCGCCTTTTGAACTGACCCAACCGGAAGGCTGGCTTTGTCAGTCGTTGGACGGCGGCGAGATTGGGCCTTTAACGGGAGTCCCCCGTTGTGTTAAAGCATTGAATAAGCCCGAGTACTGGTAA